From one Phoenix dactylifera cultivar Barhee BC4 unplaced genomic scaffold, palm_55x_up_171113_PBpolish2nd_filt_p 000283F, whole genome shotgun sequence genomic stretch:
- the LOC120105433 gene encoding uncharacterized protein LOC120105433 isoform X1 — protein sequence MMDEAVGLEGSVEWAEQEGSFNSWLDKVLASDGIESPRMVEEENRPRDRPKEPDSNSKRQKIGPCTDKTEEPSPLGLILRITPSFLDLIDRKLSQKKTTPLNGPTSGTSIEKQQTRNDEYNIQPTLMKWKASNFPATKLKIGCWERKSRNEGDIVAKFYYARRKLVWEIQEERLKKKIEIQWTDISATRARFIRDQPDILEVELRQQPMFFKEVNPQPRKHTNWEACSDFTSGNATTNRRHYLEFAEGTLEKHYERLLRSDHRLLTLSQKVFASHDSQFFETVNSDMQDMCMLTPKFPPISNQPSSNWCPPHLNHIDNQGSAPTHMWTFESLDPAVGANHPLSLLTPTPRVIQMNSPSSVMECLPTMNQGASSLNPTTSYLADNFALNNGNSATDSTLNRMTQLCNQDIQSLRRVDDISERQIQQLPWDTCATPAPNFLPGRVSANTLLTHTAETENFHVPRQGQSLEEHLMSESDDLDAFAADDSRLLSSVKSIGSVIY from the exons ATGATGGATGAAGCTGTTGGGTTAGAAGGAAGTGTTGAATGGGCTGAGCAAGAGGGGAGCTTTAATAGTTGGCTCGATAAGGTGCTTGCTTCTGATGGGATTGAGAGTCCTCGCATGGTTGAGGAAGAGAATAGACCTCGAGATAGGCCCAAAGAGCCAGACTCAAATTCCAAGAGGCAGAAG ATAGGTCCATGCACTGACAAGACAGAGGAACCCAGTCCTCTGGGTTTGATTTTACGCATAACTCCATCTTTCTTGGATCTCATTGATAGGAAGCTATCTCAAAAGAAGACCACTCCTCTTAATGGACCAACTTCGGGTACTAGTATAGAAAAACAACAGACCAGAAATGATGAATATAACATCCAACCCACATTAATGAAATGGAAGGCTTCAAATTTTCCTGCAACAAAACTCAAGATCGGCTGTTGGGAG AGGAAGTCAAGAAATGAAGGTGATATTGTAGCTAAGTTTTACTATGCTAGGCGAAAACTTGTTTGGGAGATACAAGAagaaagattgaaaaaaaagatTGAGATCCAATGGACCGATATCTCAGCAACCAGAGCACGATTCATACGGGATCAACCAGACATTCTGGAAGTTGAG TTAAGGCAGCAGCCCATGTTCTTTAAAGAGGTAAATCCTCAGCCAAGAAAGCATACTAATTGGGAAGCTTGTTCTGATTTTACCAGTGGGAATGCAACCACAAACAG GAGGCACTATCTTGAGTTTGCAGAAGGAACTTTGGAGAAACATTATGAAAGGCTTTTACGTTCTGATCATCGGCTACTTACGTTGAGTCAGAAAGTTTTTGCAAGCCATGATTCTCAGTtttttgaaaccgttaataGCGACATGCAAGATATGTGCATGCTCACACCAAAATTTCCACCTATTTCAAATCAACCATCCAGCAACTGGTGTCCACCTCATCTGAATCATATTGACAATCAAGGGAGTGCTCCTACTCACATGTGGACCTTTGAATCTCTTGATCCAGCAGTTGGTGCCAACCATCCACTTTCACTGCTGACACCAACACCCAGAGTTATACAAATGAATTCGCCAAGTTCAG TCATGGAGTGCCTACCAACTATGAATCAAGGTGCAAGTTCTTTGAATCCAACGACATCCTACTTGG CAGACAACTTTGCACTTAACAATGGCAACTCTGCAACAGATTCTACCCTGAACAGAATGACTCAGCTTTGCAATCAAGACATTCAAAGTTTGAGAAGGGTCGATGACATAAGCGAGCGACAAATCCAACAACTACCCTGGGACACCTGCGCGACTCCAGCTCCTAATTTTCTTCCTGGGCGAGTCTCTGCTAATACCTTATTAACTCATACAGCTGAAACAGAAAATTTCCATGTCCCGAGACAAGGTCAATCACTCGAGGAGCATTTAATGAGCGAGTCAGATGATCTGGATGCATTTGCTGCTGATGACTCTAGGCTTCTTTCTTCAGTAAAATCTATTGGGTCAGTCATTTACTAA
- the LOC120105433 gene encoding uncharacterized protein LOC120105433 isoform X3, protein MMDEAVGLEGSVEWAEQEGSFNSWLDKVLASDGIESPRMVEEENRPRDRPKEPDSNSKRQKIGPCTDKTEEPSPLGLILRITPSFLDLIDRKLSQKKTTPLNGPTSGTSIEKQQTRNDEYNIQPTLMKWKASNFPATKLKIGCWERKSRNEGDIVAKFYYARRKLVWEIQEERLKKKIEIQWTDISATRARFIRDQPDILEVELRQQPMFFKEVNPQPRKHTNWEACSDFTSGNATTNRRHYLEFAEGTLEKHYERLLRSDHRLLTLSQKVFASHDSQFFETVNSDMQDMCMLTPKFPPISNQPSSNWCPPHLNHIDNQGSAPTHMWTFESLDPAVGANHPLSLLTPTPRVIQMNSPSSVMECLPTMNQGASSLNPTTSYLDSTLNRMTQLCNQDIQSLRRVDDISERQIQQLPWDTCATPAPNFLPGRVSANTLLTHTAETENFHVPRQGQSLEEHLMSESDDLDAFAADDSRLLSSVKSIGSVIY, encoded by the exons ATGATGGATGAAGCTGTTGGGTTAGAAGGAAGTGTTGAATGGGCTGAGCAAGAGGGGAGCTTTAATAGTTGGCTCGATAAGGTGCTTGCTTCTGATGGGATTGAGAGTCCTCGCATGGTTGAGGAAGAGAATAGACCTCGAGATAGGCCCAAAGAGCCAGACTCAAATTCCAAGAGGCAGAAG ATAGGTCCATGCACTGACAAGACAGAGGAACCCAGTCCTCTGGGTTTGATTTTACGCATAACTCCATCTTTCTTGGATCTCATTGATAGGAAGCTATCTCAAAAGAAGACCACTCCTCTTAATGGACCAACTTCGGGTACTAGTATAGAAAAACAACAGACCAGAAATGATGAATATAACATCCAACCCACATTAATGAAATGGAAGGCTTCAAATTTTCCTGCAACAAAACTCAAGATCGGCTGTTGGGAG AGGAAGTCAAGAAATGAAGGTGATATTGTAGCTAAGTTTTACTATGCTAGGCGAAAACTTGTTTGGGAGATACAAGAagaaagattgaaaaaaaagatTGAGATCCAATGGACCGATATCTCAGCAACCAGAGCACGATTCATACGGGATCAACCAGACATTCTGGAAGTTGAG TTAAGGCAGCAGCCCATGTTCTTTAAAGAGGTAAATCCTCAGCCAAGAAAGCATACTAATTGGGAAGCTTGTTCTGATTTTACCAGTGGGAATGCAACCACAAACAG GAGGCACTATCTTGAGTTTGCAGAAGGAACTTTGGAGAAACATTATGAAAGGCTTTTACGTTCTGATCATCGGCTACTTACGTTGAGTCAGAAAGTTTTTGCAAGCCATGATTCTCAGTtttttgaaaccgttaataGCGACATGCAAGATATGTGCATGCTCACACCAAAATTTCCACCTATTTCAAATCAACCATCCAGCAACTGGTGTCCACCTCATCTGAATCATATTGACAATCAAGGGAGTGCTCCTACTCACATGTGGACCTTTGAATCTCTTGATCCAGCAGTTGGTGCCAACCATCCACTTTCACTGCTGACACCAACACCCAGAGTTATACAAATGAATTCGCCAAGTTCAG TCATGGAGTGCCTACCAACTATGAATCAAGGTGCAAGTTCTTTGAATCCAACGACATCCTACTTGG ATTCTACCCTGAACAGAATGACTCAGCTTTGCAATCAAGACATTCAAAGTTTGAGAAGGGTCGATGACATAAGCGAGCGACAAATCCAACAACTACCCTGGGACACCTGCGCGACTCCAGCTCCTAATTTTCTTCCTGGGCGAGTCTCTGCTAATACCTTATTAACTCATACAGCTGAAACAGAAAATTTCCATGTCCCGAGACAAGGTCAATCACTCGAGGAGCATTTAATGAGCGAGTCAGATGATCTGGATGCATTTGCTGCTGATGACTCTAGGCTTCTTTCTTCAGTAAAATCTATTGGGTCAGTCATTTACTAA
- the LOC120105433 gene encoding uncharacterized protein LOC120105433 isoform X2 yields MMDEAVGLEGSVEWAEQEGSFNSWLDKVLASDGIESPRMVEEENRPRDRPKEPDSNSKRQKIGPCTDKTEEPSPLGLILRITPSFLDLIDRKLSQKKTTPLNGPTSGTSIEKQQTRNDEYNIQPTLMKWKASNFPATKLKIGCWERKSRNEGDIVAKFYYARRKLVWEIQEERLKKKIEIQWTDISATRARFIRDQPDILEVELRQQPMFFKEVNPQPRKHTNWEACSDFTSGNATTNRRHYLEFAEGTLEKHYERLLRSDHRLLTLSQKVFASHDSQFFETVNSDMQDMCMLTPKFPPISNQPSSNWCPPHLNHIDNQGSAPTHMWTFESLDPAVGANHPLSLLTPTPRVIQMNSPSSVMECLPTMNQGASSLNPTTSYLDNFALNNGNSATDSTLNRMTQLCNQDIQSLRRVDDISERQIQQLPWDTCATPAPNFLPGRVSANTLLTHTAETENFHVPRQGQSLEEHLMSESDDLDAFAADDSRLLSSVKSIGSVIY; encoded by the exons ATGATGGATGAAGCTGTTGGGTTAGAAGGAAGTGTTGAATGGGCTGAGCAAGAGGGGAGCTTTAATAGTTGGCTCGATAAGGTGCTTGCTTCTGATGGGATTGAGAGTCCTCGCATGGTTGAGGAAGAGAATAGACCTCGAGATAGGCCCAAAGAGCCAGACTCAAATTCCAAGAGGCAGAAG ATAGGTCCATGCACTGACAAGACAGAGGAACCCAGTCCTCTGGGTTTGATTTTACGCATAACTCCATCTTTCTTGGATCTCATTGATAGGAAGCTATCTCAAAAGAAGACCACTCCTCTTAATGGACCAACTTCGGGTACTAGTATAGAAAAACAACAGACCAGAAATGATGAATATAACATCCAACCCACATTAATGAAATGGAAGGCTTCAAATTTTCCTGCAACAAAACTCAAGATCGGCTGTTGGGAG AGGAAGTCAAGAAATGAAGGTGATATTGTAGCTAAGTTTTACTATGCTAGGCGAAAACTTGTTTGGGAGATACAAGAagaaagattgaaaaaaaagatTGAGATCCAATGGACCGATATCTCAGCAACCAGAGCACGATTCATACGGGATCAACCAGACATTCTGGAAGTTGAG TTAAGGCAGCAGCCCATGTTCTTTAAAGAGGTAAATCCTCAGCCAAGAAAGCATACTAATTGGGAAGCTTGTTCTGATTTTACCAGTGGGAATGCAACCACAAACAG GAGGCACTATCTTGAGTTTGCAGAAGGAACTTTGGAGAAACATTATGAAAGGCTTTTACGTTCTGATCATCGGCTACTTACGTTGAGTCAGAAAGTTTTTGCAAGCCATGATTCTCAGTtttttgaaaccgttaataGCGACATGCAAGATATGTGCATGCTCACACCAAAATTTCCACCTATTTCAAATCAACCATCCAGCAACTGGTGTCCACCTCATCTGAATCATATTGACAATCAAGGGAGTGCTCCTACTCACATGTGGACCTTTGAATCTCTTGATCCAGCAGTTGGTGCCAACCATCCACTTTCACTGCTGACACCAACACCCAGAGTTATACAAATGAATTCGCCAAGTTCAG TCATGGAGTGCCTACCAACTATGAATCAAGGTGCAAGTTCTTTGAATCCAACGACATCCTACTTGG ACAACTTTGCACTTAACAATGGCAACTCTGCAACAGATTCTACCCTGAACAGAATGACTCAGCTTTGCAATCAAGACATTCAAAGTTTGAGAAGGGTCGATGACATAAGCGAGCGACAAATCCAACAACTACCCTGGGACACCTGCGCGACTCCAGCTCCTAATTTTCTTCCTGGGCGAGTCTCTGCTAATACCTTATTAACTCATACAGCTGAAACAGAAAATTTCCATGTCCCGAGACAAGGTCAATCACTCGAGGAGCATTTAATGAGCGAGTCAGATGATCTGGATGCATTTGCTGCTGATGACTCTAGGCTTCTTTCTTCAGTAAAATCTATTGGGTCAGTCATTTACTAA